In Equus przewalskii isolate Varuska chromosome 6, EquPr2, whole genome shotgun sequence, one DNA window encodes the following:
- the ILF3 gene encoding interleukin enhancer-binding factor 3 isoform X5, with amino-acid sequence MRPVRIFVNDDRHVMAKHSSVYPTQEELEAVQNMVSHTERALKAVSDWIDEQEKGSSEHAESESMDAPPEDESKEGAGEQKTEHMTRTLRGVMRVGLVAKGLLLKGDLDLELVLLCKEKPTTALLDKVADNLAIQLAAVTEDKYEILQSVDDAAIVIKNTKEPPLSLTIHLTSPVVREEMEKVLAGEAPSVNDPPDVLDRHKCLAALASLRHAKWFQARANGLKSCVIVIRVLRDLCTRVPTWGPLRGWPLELLCEKSIGTANRPMGAGEALRRVLECLASGIVMPDGSGIYDPCEKEATDAIGHLDRQQREDITQSAQHALRLAAFGQLHKVLGMDPLPSKMPKKPKNETPVDYTVQIPPSTTYAITPMKRPMEEDGEEKSPSKKKKKIQKKEEKAEPPQAMNALMRLNQLKPGLQYKLVSQTGPVHAPIFTMSVEVDGNSFEASGPSKKTAKLHVAVKVLQDMGLPTGAEGRDSSKGEDSAEETEAKPAVVAPPPVVETVSTPSAAFPSDPTTEQGPILTKHGKNPVMELNEKRRGLKYELISETGGSHDKRFVMEVEVDGQKFQGAGSNKKVAKAYAALAALEKLFPDAPLALEANKKKRAPVPVRGGPKFAAKPHNPGFGMGGPMHNEVPPPPNLRGRGRGGNIRSRGRGRGFGGANHGGYMNAGAGYGSYGYGGNSATAGYSQFYSNGGHSGNAGGGGGGGGGGSSGYGSYYQGDNYNSPVPPKHAGKKQPHGGQQKPSYGSGYQSHQGQQQPYNQSQYSNYGPPQGKQKGYSHGQGSYSYSNSYSSPGGGGGADYSYESKFNYSGSGGRSGGNSYGSGGSSYNPGSHGGYGSGSGGGSSYQGKQGGYSSQSNYTSPGSGQSYSGPPSSYQSSQGGYGRNAEHSMSYQYR; translated from the exons atg CGTCCAGTGCGAATTTTTGTGAATGATGATCGCCACGTGATGGCAAAGCATTCGTCCGTTTATCCGACCCAAGAGGAGCTGGAGGCGGTGCAGAACATGGTGTCGCACACGGAACGGGCTCTCAAAGCCGTATCCGACTGGATCGATGAGCAGGAGAAAGGCAGCAGCGAGCATGCCGAGTCGGAGAGCATGGATGCACCCCCAGAGGATGAGAGCAAAGAAGGCGCCGG GGAGCAGAAGACGGAGCACATGACCAGAACCCTGCGTGGGGTGATGCGTGTTGGCCTTGTGGCCAAGGGCCTGCTGCTCAAGGGGGACTTGGACCTCGAGCTGGTGCTGCTGTGCAAGGAGAAGCCCACGACCGCCCTCCTGGACAAAGTGGCCGACAACCTGGCCATCCAGCTCGCT GCTGTCACAGAAGACAAGTACGAAATCCTCCAGTCTGTCGATGACGCTGCGATTGTGATAAAAAACACGAAAGAGCCTCCATTGTCCCTGACCATCCACCTGACGTCCCCTGTTGtcagagaagaaatggagaaggtGTTAGCTGGAG AAGCGCCCTCAGTCAACGACCCCCCGGACGTTCTGGACAGGCACAAATGCCTTGCTGCCTTGGCGTCCCTCCGACACGCCAAGTGGTTCCAG GCCAGAGCCAACGGGCTGAAGTCGTGTGTCATTGTCATCCGGGTCCTGAGGGACCTGTGCACCCGTGTGCCCACCTGGGGTCCCCTCAGAGGATGG CCGCTCGAGCTGCTGTGCGAGAAGTCCATCGGCACGGCCAACAGGCCCATGGGCGCCGGCGAGGCCCTGCGCAGAGTGCTGGAGTGCCTGGCCTCGGGCATCGTGATGCCAG ATGGTTCTGGCATTTATGACCCTTGTGAAAAAGAAGCCACTGATGCTATTGGGCATCTAGACAGACAGCAACGGGAAGATATCACACAGAGTGCGCAG cATGCTCTGCGACTTGCTGCGTTTGGCCAGCTCCATAAAGTCCTGGGGATGGACCCTTTGCCTTCTAAGATGCCCAAGAAACCAAAGAACGAAACTCCGGTGGACTACACGG ttcaaatcccccccagtaccaCCTACGCCATTACGCCCATGAAGCGCCCGATGGAGGAGGACGGGGAGGAGAAGTCgcccagcaaaaagaagaagaagatccaGAAGAAAG aggagaaggcagagccgCCCCAGGCGATGAACGCCTTGATGAGGCTCAACCAGCTGAAGCCGGGGCTGCAGTACAAACTGGTTTCCCAGACTGGGCCGGTGCACGCGCCCATCTTCACCATGTCTGTGGAGGTGGATGGCAATTCGTTCGAGGCCTCGGGCCCATCCAAAAAGACCGCCAAGCTGCACGTGGCCGTCAAG GTGCTGCAGGACATGGGCTTGCCCACTGGTGCCGAGGGCAGGGACTCCAGCAAGGGCGAGGACTCGGCCGAGGAGACGGAGGCGAAGCCGGCTGTGGTGGCCCCGCCCCCTGTGGTGGAGACCGTCTCTACCCCCAGTGCGGCCTTCCCCTCAGATCCCACCACTGAG CAGGGGCCGATCCTCACTAAGCATGGCAAGAACCCAGTCATGGAGCTGAACGAGAAGAGGCGGGGCCTCAAATACGAGCTCATCTCGGAGACCGGGGGCAGCCACGACAAGCGCTTCGTCATGGAG GTCGAGGTGGATGGGCAGAAATTTCAAGGTGCTGGCTCGAACAAAAAGGTGGCCAAAGCATATGCTGCCCTGGCTGCACTCGAGAAGCTGTTCCCCGACGCCCCACTCGCCCTCGAGGCCAACAAGAAGAAGAGGGCCCCTGTGCCTGTCAGAGGTGGACCCAAGTTTGCTGCTAAG CCTCATAACCCTGGGTTTGGCATGGGGGGCCCCATGCACAACGAAGTGCCCCCGCCCCCAAACCTCCGAGGGCGGGGCAGAGGAGGGAACATCCGCAGtcgagggagagggagaggattCGGTGGCGCCAACCACGGAGGCTACATGAATGCTG GCGCCGGGTATGGCAGCTACGGGTATGGAGGCAACTCGGCGACCGCCGGCTACA GTCAGTTCTACAGCAACGGAGGGCATTCTGGGAATGCCGGTGGTGGCGGCGGTGGGGGCGGTGGTGGCTCCTCCGGCTACGGCTCCTACTACCAAGGCGACAACTACAACTCACCGGTGCCCCCGAAACACGCTGGGAAGAAGCAGCCCCACGGGGGCCAGCAGAAGCCCTCCTATGGCTCGGGCTACCAGTCGCACCAGGGCCAGCAGCAGCCCTACAACCAGAGCCAGTACAGCAACTACGGCCCGCCGCAGGGCAAGCAGAAGGGCTACAGCCACGGACAGGGCAGCTACTCCTACTCCAACTCCTACAGCTCacccgggggcggcggcggcgccgacTACAGCTACGAGAGCAAATTCA ACTACAGTGGGAGTGGAGGCCGAAGCGGCGGGAACAGCTACGGCTCAGGCGGGTCATCCTACAACCCAGGGTCACACGGGGGCTACGGCAGCGGTTCTGGGGGCGGCTCGTCATACCAAGGCAAACAAG GAGGCTACTCGTCACAGTCCAACTACACCTCCCCTGGCTCCGGCCAGAGCTACAGCGGCCCCCCCAGCTCCTACCAGTCCTCACAGGGCGGCTACGGCAGGAACGCAGAGCACAGCATGAGCTACCAGTACAGATAA
- the ILF3 gene encoding interleukin enhancer-binding factor 3 isoform X6 — protein MRPVRIFVNDDRHVMAKHSSVYPTQEELEAVQNMVSHTERALKAVSDWIDEQEKGSSEHAESESMDAPPEDESKEGAGEQKTEHMTRTLRGVMRVGLVAKGLLLKGDLDLELVLLCKEKPTTALLDKVADNLAIQLAAVTEDKYEILQSVDDAAIVIKNTKEPPLSLTIHLTSPVVREEMEKVLAGEAPSVNDPPDVLDRHKCLAALASLRHAKWFQARANGLKSCVIVIRVLRDLCTRVPTWGPLRGWPLELLCEKSIGTANRPMGAGEALRRVLECLASGIVMPDGSGIYDPCEKEATDAIGHLDRQQREDITQSAQHALRLAAFGQLHKVLGMDPLPSKMPKKPKNETPVDYTVQIPPSTTYAITPMKRPMEEDGEEKSPSKKKKKIQKKEEKAEPPQAMNALMRLNQLKPGLQYKLVSQTGPVHAPIFTMSVEVDGNSFEASGPSKKTAKLHVAVKVLQDMGLPTGAEGRDSSKGEDSAEETEAKPAVVAPPPVVETVSTPSAAFPSDPTTEGPILTKHGKNPVMELNEKRRGLKYELISETGGSHDKRFVMEVEVDGQKFQGAGSNKKVAKAYAALAALEKLFPDAPLALEANKKKRAPVPVRGGPKFAAKPHNPGFGMGGPMHNEVPPPPNLRGRGRGGNIRSRGRGRGFGGANHGGYMNAGAGYGSYGYGGNSATAGYSQFYSNGGHSGNAGGGGGGGGGGSSGYGSYYQGDNYNSPVPPKHAGKKQPHGGQQKPSYGSGYQSHQGQQQPYNQSQYSNYGPPQGKQKGYSHGQGSYSYSNSYSSPGGGGGADYSYESKFNYSGSGGRSGGNSYGSGGSSYNPGSHGGYGSGSGGGSSYQGKQGGYSSQSNYTSPGSGQSYSGPPSSYQSSQGGYGRNAEHSMSYQYR, from the exons atg CGTCCAGTGCGAATTTTTGTGAATGATGATCGCCACGTGATGGCAAAGCATTCGTCCGTTTATCCGACCCAAGAGGAGCTGGAGGCGGTGCAGAACATGGTGTCGCACACGGAACGGGCTCTCAAAGCCGTATCCGACTGGATCGATGAGCAGGAGAAAGGCAGCAGCGAGCATGCCGAGTCGGAGAGCATGGATGCACCCCCAGAGGATGAGAGCAAAGAAGGCGCCGG GGAGCAGAAGACGGAGCACATGACCAGAACCCTGCGTGGGGTGATGCGTGTTGGCCTTGTGGCCAAGGGCCTGCTGCTCAAGGGGGACTTGGACCTCGAGCTGGTGCTGCTGTGCAAGGAGAAGCCCACGACCGCCCTCCTGGACAAAGTGGCCGACAACCTGGCCATCCAGCTCGCT GCTGTCACAGAAGACAAGTACGAAATCCTCCAGTCTGTCGATGACGCTGCGATTGTGATAAAAAACACGAAAGAGCCTCCATTGTCCCTGACCATCCACCTGACGTCCCCTGTTGtcagagaagaaatggagaaggtGTTAGCTGGAG AAGCGCCCTCAGTCAACGACCCCCCGGACGTTCTGGACAGGCACAAATGCCTTGCTGCCTTGGCGTCCCTCCGACACGCCAAGTGGTTCCAG GCCAGAGCCAACGGGCTGAAGTCGTGTGTCATTGTCATCCGGGTCCTGAGGGACCTGTGCACCCGTGTGCCCACCTGGGGTCCCCTCAGAGGATGG CCGCTCGAGCTGCTGTGCGAGAAGTCCATCGGCACGGCCAACAGGCCCATGGGCGCCGGCGAGGCCCTGCGCAGAGTGCTGGAGTGCCTGGCCTCGGGCATCGTGATGCCAG ATGGTTCTGGCATTTATGACCCTTGTGAAAAAGAAGCCACTGATGCTATTGGGCATCTAGACAGACAGCAACGGGAAGATATCACACAGAGTGCGCAG cATGCTCTGCGACTTGCTGCGTTTGGCCAGCTCCATAAAGTCCTGGGGATGGACCCTTTGCCTTCTAAGATGCCCAAGAAACCAAAGAACGAAACTCCGGTGGACTACACGG ttcaaatcccccccagtaccaCCTACGCCATTACGCCCATGAAGCGCCCGATGGAGGAGGACGGGGAGGAGAAGTCgcccagcaaaaagaagaagaagatccaGAAGAAAG aggagaaggcagagccgCCCCAGGCGATGAACGCCTTGATGAGGCTCAACCAGCTGAAGCCGGGGCTGCAGTACAAACTGGTTTCCCAGACTGGGCCGGTGCACGCGCCCATCTTCACCATGTCTGTGGAGGTGGATGGCAATTCGTTCGAGGCCTCGGGCCCATCCAAAAAGACCGCCAAGCTGCACGTGGCCGTCAAG GTGCTGCAGGACATGGGCTTGCCCACTGGTGCCGAGGGCAGGGACTCCAGCAAGGGCGAGGACTCGGCCGAGGAGACGGAGGCGAAGCCGGCTGTGGTGGCCCCGCCCCCTGTGGTGGAGACCGTCTCTACCCCCAGTGCGGCCTTCCCCTCAGATCCCACCACTGAG GGGCCGATCCTCACTAAGCATGGCAAGAACCCAGTCATGGAGCTGAACGAGAAGAGGCGGGGCCTCAAATACGAGCTCATCTCGGAGACCGGGGGCAGCCACGACAAGCGCTTCGTCATGGAG GTCGAGGTGGATGGGCAGAAATTTCAAGGTGCTGGCTCGAACAAAAAGGTGGCCAAAGCATATGCTGCCCTGGCTGCACTCGAGAAGCTGTTCCCCGACGCCCCACTCGCCCTCGAGGCCAACAAGAAGAAGAGGGCCCCTGTGCCTGTCAGAGGTGGACCCAAGTTTGCTGCTAAG CCTCATAACCCTGGGTTTGGCATGGGGGGCCCCATGCACAACGAAGTGCCCCCGCCCCCAAACCTCCGAGGGCGGGGCAGAGGAGGGAACATCCGCAGtcgagggagagggagaggattCGGTGGCGCCAACCACGGAGGCTACATGAATGCTG GCGCCGGGTATGGCAGCTACGGGTATGGAGGCAACTCGGCGACCGCCGGCTACA GTCAGTTCTACAGCAACGGAGGGCATTCTGGGAATGCCGGTGGTGGCGGCGGTGGGGGCGGTGGTGGCTCCTCCGGCTACGGCTCCTACTACCAAGGCGACAACTACAACTCACCGGTGCCCCCGAAACACGCTGGGAAGAAGCAGCCCCACGGGGGCCAGCAGAAGCCCTCCTATGGCTCGGGCTACCAGTCGCACCAGGGCCAGCAGCAGCCCTACAACCAGAGCCAGTACAGCAACTACGGCCCGCCGCAGGGCAAGCAGAAGGGCTACAGCCACGGACAGGGCAGCTACTCCTACTCCAACTCCTACAGCTCacccgggggcggcggcggcgccgacTACAGCTACGAGAGCAAATTCA ACTACAGTGGGAGTGGAGGCCGAAGCGGCGGGAACAGCTACGGCTCAGGCGGGTCATCCTACAACCCAGGGTCACACGGGGGCTACGGCAGCGGTTCTGGGGGCGGCTCGTCATACCAAGGCAAACAAG GAGGCTACTCGTCACAGTCCAACTACACCTCCCCTGGCTCCGGCCAGAGCTACAGCGGCCCCCCCAGCTCCTACCAGTCCTCACAGGGCGGCTACGGCAGGAACGCAGAGCACAGCATGAGCTACCAGTACAGATAA
- the ILF3 gene encoding interleukin enhancer-binding factor 3 isoform X4 yields MRPVRIFVNDDRHVMAKHSSVYPTQEELEAVQNMVSHTERALKAVSDWIDEQEKGSSEHAESESMDAPPEDESKEGAGEQKTEHMTRTLRGVMRVGLVAKGLLLKGDLDLELVLLCKEKPTTALLDKVADNLAIQLAAVTEDKYEILQSVDDAAIVIKNTKEPPLSLTIHLTSPVVREEMEKVLAGEAPSVNDPPDVLDRHKCLAALASLRHAKWFQARANGLKSCVIVIRVLRDLCTRVPTWGPLRGWPLELLCEKSIGTANRPMGAGEALRRVLECLASGIVMPDGSGIYDPCEKEATDAIGHLDRQQREDITQSAQHALRLAAFGQLHKVLGMDPLPSKMPKKPKNETPVDYTVQIPPSTTYAITPMKRPMEEDGEEKSPSKKKKKIQKKEEKAEPPQAMNALMRLNQLKPGLQYKLVSQTGPVHAPIFTMSVEVDGNSFEASGPSKKTAKLHVAVKVLQDMGLPTGAEGRDSSKGEDSAEETEAKPAVVAPPPVVETVSTPSAAFPSDPTTENVKQQGPILTKHGKNPVMELNEKRRGLKYELISETGGSHDKRFVMEVEVDGQKFQGAGSNKKVAKAYAALAALEKLFPDAPLALEANKKKRAPVPVRGGPKFAAKPHNPGFGMGGPMHNEVPPPPNLRGRGRGGNIRSRGRGRGFGGANHGGYMNAGAGYGSYGYGGNSATAGYSQFYSNGGHSGNAGGGGGGGGGGSSGYGSYYQGDNYNSPVPPKHAGKKQPHGGQQKPSYGSGYQSHQGQQQPYNQSQYSNYGPPQGKQKGYSHGQGSYSYSNSYSSPGGGGGADYSYESKFNYSGSGGRSGGNSYGSGGSSYNPGSHGGYGSGSGGGSSYQGKQGGYSSQSNYTSPGSGQSYSGPPSSYQSSQGGYGRNAEHSMSYQYR; encoded by the exons atg CGTCCAGTGCGAATTTTTGTGAATGATGATCGCCACGTGATGGCAAAGCATTCGTCCGTTTATCCGACCCAAGAGGAGCTGGAGGCGGTGCAGAACATGGTGTCGCACACGGAACGGGCTCTCAAAGCCGTATCCGACTGGATCGATGAGCAGGAGAAAGGCAGCAGCGAGCATGCCGAGTCGGAGAGCATGGATGCACCCCCAGAGGATGAGAGCAAAGAAGGCGCCGG GGAGCAGAAGACGGAGCACATGACCAGAACCCTGCGTGGGGTGATGCGTGTTGGCCTTGTGGCCAAGGGCCTGCTGCTCAAGGGGGACTTGGACCTCGAGCTGGTGCTGCTGTGCAAGGAGAAGCCCACGACCGCCCTCCTGGACAAAGTGGCCGACAACCTGGCCATCCAGCTCGCT GCTGTCACAGAAGACAAGTACGAAATCCTCCAGTCTGTCGATGACGCTGCGATTGTGATAAAAAACACGAAAGAGCCTCCATTGTCCCTGACCATCCACCTGACGTCCCCTGTTGtcagagaagaaatggagaaggtGTTAGCTGGAG AAGCGCCCTCAGTCAACGACCCCCCGGACGTTCTGGACAGGCACAAATGCCTTGCTGCCTTGGCGTCCCTCCGACACGCCAAGTGGTTCCAG GCCAGAGCCAACGGGCTGAAGTCGTGTGTCATTGTCATCCGGGTCCTGAGGGACCTGTGCACCCGTGTGCCCACCTGGGGTCCCCTCAGAGGATGG CCGCTCGAGCTGCTGTGCGAGAAGTCCATCGGCACGGCCAACAGGCCCATGGGCGCCGGCGAGGCCCTGCGCAGAGTGCTGGAGTGCCTGGCCTCGGGCATCGTGATGCCAG ATGGTTCTGGCATTTATGACCCTTGTGAAAAAGAAGCCACTGATGCTATTGGGCATCTAGACAGACAGCAACGGGAAGATATCACACAGAGTGCGCAG cATGCTCTGCGACTTGCTGCGTTTGGCCAGCTCCATAAAGTCCTGGGGATGGACCCTTTGCCTTCTAAGATGCCCAAGAAACCAAAGAACGAAACTCCGGTGGACTACACGG ttcaaatcccccccagtaccaCCTACGCCATTACGCCCATGAAGCGCCCGATGGAGGAGGACGGGGAGGAGAAGTCgcccagcaaaaagaagaagaagatccaGAAGAAAG aggagaaggcagagccgCCCCAGGCGATGAACGCCTTGATGAGGCTCAACCAGCTGAAGCCGGGGCTGCAGTACAAACTGGTTTCCCAGACTGGGCCGGTGCACGCGCCCATCTTCACCATGTCTGTGGAGGTGGATGGCAATTCGTTCGAGGCCTCGGGCCCATCCAAAAAGACCGCCAAGCTGCACGTGGCCGTCAAG GTGCTGCAGGACATGGGCTTGCCCACTGGTGCCGAGGGCAGGGACTCCAGCAAGGGCGAGGACTCGGCCGAGGAGACGGAGGCGAAGCCGGCTGTGGTGGCCCCGCCCCCTGTGGTGGAGACCGTCTCTACCCCCAGTGCGGCCTTCCCCTCAGATCCCACCACTGAG AACGTAAAACAGCAGGGGCCGATCCTCACTAAGCATGGCAAGAACCCAGTCATGGAGCTGAACGAGAAGAGGCGGGGCCTCAAATACGAGCTCATCTCGGAGACCGGGGGCAGCCACGACAAGCGCTTCGTCATGGAG GTCGAGGTGGATGGGCAGAAATTTCAAGGTGCTGGCTCGAACAAAAAGGTGGCCAAAGCATATGCTGCCCTGGCTGCACTCGAGAAGCTGTTCCCCGACGCCCCACTCGCCCTCGAGGCCAACAAGAAGAAGAGGGCCCCTGTGCCTGTCAGAGGTGGACCCAAGTTTGCTGCTAAG CCTCATAACCCTGGGTTTGGCATGGGGGGCCCCATGCACAACGAAGTGCCCCCGCCCCCAAACCTCCGAGGGCGGGGCAGAGGAGGGAACATCCGCAGtcgagggagagggagaggattCGGTGGCGCCAACCACGGAGGCTACATGAATGCTG GCGCCGGGTATGGCAGCTACGGGTATGGAGGCAACTCGGCGACCGCCGGCTACA GTCAGTTCTACAGCAACGGAGGGCATTCTGGGAATGCCGGTGGTGGCGGCGGTGGGGGCGGTGGTGGCTCCTCCGGCTACGGCTCCTACTACCAAGGCGACAACTACAACTCACCGGTGCCCCCGAAACACGCTGGGAAGAAGCAGCCCCACGGGGGCCAGCAGAAGCCCTCCTATGGCTCGGGCTACCAGTCGCACCAGGGCCAGCAGCAGCCCTACAACCAGAGCCAGTACAGCAACTACGGCCCGCCGCAGGGCAAGCAGAAGGGCTACAGCCACGGACAGGGCAGCTACTCCTACTCCAACTCCTACAGCTCacccgggggcggcggcggcgccgacTACAGCTACGAGAGCAAATTCA ACTACAGTGGGAGTGGAGGCCGAAGCGGCGGGAACAGCTACGGCTCAGGCGGGTCATCCTACAACCCAGGGTCACACGGGGGCTACGGCAGCGGTTCTGGGGGCGGCTCGTCATACCAAGGCAAACAAG GAGGCTACTCGTCACAGTCCAACTACACCTCCCCTGGCTCCGGCCAGAGCTACAGCGGCCCCCCCAGCTCCTACCAGTCCTCACAGGGCGGCTACGGCAGGAACGCAGAGCACAGCATGAGCTACCAGTACAGATAA
- the ILF3 gene encoding interleukin enhancer-binding factor 3 isoform X3, with protein MALCHHHIVTRRRGKRPVRIFVNDDRHVMAKHSSVYPTQEELEAVQNMVSHTERALKAVSDWIDEQEKGSSEHAESESMDAPPEDESKEGAGEQKTEHMTRTLRGVMRVGLVAKGLLLKGDLDLELVLLCKEKPTTALLDKVADNLAIQLAAVTEDKYEILQSVDDAAIVIKNTKEPPLSLTIHLTSPVVREEMEKVLAGEAPSVNDPPDVLDRHKCLAALASLRHAKWFQARANGLKSCVIVIRVLRDLCTRVPTWGPLRGWPLELLCEKSIGTANRPMGAGEALRRVLECLASGIVMPDGSGIYDPCEKEATDAIGHLDRQQREDITQSAQHALRLAAFGQLHKVLGMDPLPSKMPKKPKNETPVDYTVQIPPSTTYAITPMKRPMEEDGEEKSPSKKKKKIQKKEEKAEPPQAMNALMRLNQLKPGLQYKLVSQTGPVHAPIFTMSVEVDGNSFEASGPSKKTAKLHVAVKVLQDMGLPTGAEGRDSSKGEDSAEETEAKPAVVAPPPVVETVSTPSAAFPSDPTTEGPILTKHGKNPVMELNEKRRGLKYELISETGGSHDKRFVMEVEVDGQKFQGAGSNKKVAKAYAALAALEKLFPDAPLALEANKKKRAPVPVRGGPKFAAKPHNPGFGMGGPMHNEVPPPPNLRGRGRGGNIRSRGRGRGFGGANHGGYMNAGAGYGSYGYGGNSATAGYSQFYSNGGHSGNAGGGGGGGGGGSSGYGSYYQGDNYNSPVPPKHAGKKQPHGGQQKPSYGSGYQSHQGQQQPYNQSQYSNYGPPQGKQKGYSHGQGSYSYSNSYSSPGGGGGADYSYESKFNYSGSGGRSGGNSYGSGGSSYNPGSHGGYGSGSGGGSSYQGKQGGYSSQSNYTSPGSGQSYSGPPSSYQSSQGGYGRNAEHSMSYQYR; from the exons atg GCTTTGTGTCATCATCACATCGTcacaagaagaagaggaaag CGTCCAGTGCGAATTTTTGTGAATGATGATCGCCACGTGATGGCAAAGCATTCGTCCGTTTATCCGACCCAAGAGGAGCTGGAGGCGGTGCAGAACATGGTGTCGCACACGGAACGGGCTCTCAAAGCCGTATCCGACTGGATCGATGAGCAGGAGAAAGGCAGCAGCGAGCATGCCGAGTCGGAGAGCATGGATGCACCCCCAGAGGATGAGAGCAAAGAAGGCGCCGG GGAGCAGAAGACGGAGCACATGACCAGAACCCTGCGTGGGGTGATGCGTGTTGGCCTTGTGGCCAAGGGCCTGCTGCTCAAGGGGGACTTGGACCTCGAGCTGGTGCTGCTGTGCAAGGAGAAGCCCACGACCGCCCTCCTGGACAAAGTGGCCGACAACCTGGCCATCCAGCTCGCT GCTGTCACAGAAGACAAGTACGAAATCCTCCAGTCTGTCGATGACGCTGCGATTGTGATAAAAAACACGAAAGAGCCTCCATTGTCCCTGACCATCCACCTGACGTCCCCTGTTGtcagagaagaaatggagaaggtGTTAGCTGGAG AAGCGCCCTCAGTCAACGACCCCCCGGACGTTCTGGACAGGCACAAATGCCTTGCTGCCTTGGCGTCCCTCCGACACGCCAAGTGGTTCCAG GCCAGAGCCAACGGGCTGAAGTCGTGTGTCATTGTCATCCGGGTCCTGAGGGACCTGTGCACCCGTGTGCCCACCTGGGGTCCCCTCAGAGGATGG CCGCTCGAGCTGCTGTGCGAGAAGTCCATCGGCACGGCCAACAGGCCCATGGGCGCCGGCGAGGCCCTGCGCAGAGTGCTGGAGTGCCTGGCCTCGGGCATCGTGATGCCAG ATGGTTCTGGCATTTATGACCCTTGTGAAAAAGAAGCCACTGATGCTATTGGGCATCTAGACAGACAGCAACGGGAAGATATCACACAGAGTGCGCAG cATGCTCTGCGACTTGCTGCGTTTGGCCAGCTCCATAAAGTCCTGGGGATGGACCCTTTGCCTTCTAAGATGCCCAAGAAACCAAAGAACGAAACTCCGGTGGACTACACGG ttcaaatcccccccagtaccaCCTACGCCATTACGCCCATGAAGCGCCCGATGGAGGAGGACGGGGAGGAGAAGTCgcccagcaaaaagaagaagaagatccaGAAGAAAG aggagaaggcagagccgCCCCAGGCGATGAACGCCTTGATGAGGCTCAACCAGCTGAAGCCGGGGCTGCAGTACAAACTGGTTTCCCAGACTGGGCCGGTGCACGCGCCCATCTTCACCATGTCTGTGGAGGTGGATGGCAATTCGTTCGAGGCCTCGGGCCCATCCAAAAAGACCGCCAAGCTGCACGTGGCCGTCAAG GTGCTGCAGGACATGGGCTTGCCCACTGGTGCCGAGGGCAGGGACTCCAGCAAGGGCGAGGACTCGGCCGAGGAGACGGAGGCGAAGCCGGCTGTGGTGGCCCCGCCCCCTGTGGTGGAGACCGTCTCTACCCCCAGTGCGGCCTTCCCCTCAGATCCCACCACTGAG GGGCCGATCCTCACTAAGCATGGCAAGAACCCAGTCATGGAGCTGAACGAGAAGAGGCGGGGCCTCAAATACGAGCTCATCTCGGAGACCGGGGGCAGCCACGACAAGCGCTTCGTCATGGAG GTCGAGGTGGATGGGCAGAAATTTCAAGGTGCTGGCTCGAACAAAAAGGTGGCCAAAGCATATGCTGCCCTGGCTGCACTCGAGAAGCTGTTCCCCGACGCCCCACTCGCCCTCGAGGCCAACAAGAAGAAGAGGGCCCCTGTGCCTGTCAGAGGTGGACCCAAGTTTGCTGCTAAG CCTCATAACCCTGGGTTTGGCATGGGGGGCCCCATGCACAACGAAGTGCCCCCGCCCCCAAACCTCCGAGGGCGGGGCAGAGGAGGGAACATCCGCAGtcgagggagagggagaggattCGGTGGCGCCAACCACGGAGGCTACATGAATGCTG GCGCCGGGTATGGCAGCTACGGGTATGGAGGCAACTCGGCGACCGCCGGCTACA GTCAGTTCTACAGCAACGGAGGGCATTCTGGGAATGCCGGTGGTGGCGGCGGTGGGGGCGGTGGTGGCTCCTCCGGCTACGGCTCCTACTACCAAGGCGACAACTACAACTCACCGGTGCCCCCGAAACACGCTGGGAAGAAGCAGCCCCACGGGGGCCAGCAGAAGCCCTCCTATGGCTCGGGCTACCAGTCGCACCAGGGCCAGCAGCAGCCCTACAACCAGAGCCAGTACAGCAACTACGGCCCGCCGCAGGGCAAGCAGAAGGGCTACAGCCACGGACAGGGCAGCTACTCCTACTCCAACTCCTACAGCTCacccgggggcggcggcggcgccgacTACAGCTACGAGAGCAAATTCA ACTACAGTGGGAGTGGAGGCCGAAGCGGCGGGAACAGCTACGGCTCAGGCGGGTCATCCTACAACCCAGGGTCACACGGGGGCTACGGCAGCGGTTCTGGGGGCGGCTCGTCATACCAAGGCAAACAAG GAGGCTACTCGTCACAGTCCAACTACACCTCCCCTGGCTCCGGCCAGAGCTACAGCGGCCCCCCCAGCTCCTACCAGTCCTCACAGGGCGGCTACGGCAGGAACGCAGAGCACAGCATGAGCTACCAGTACAGATAA